The genomic DNA TCAGCTCCAGAACCTCCTGGACGGACTCCGGCCAGGTGAAGCGGTGCCTCTCCAGTCGCTTTTGCCAGAGACACAATCCGTTGTTATCCCAATACAAAATCTTGATGATGTTGCGGTCTCGGTTGCAAAAGGCGAACAAATGTCCGGAAAAGACGTCCATCTCCAGATGCTCAGCCACCAGCAGCGACAACCCATTGATGGCCTTACGCATGTCGGTCGTCCCCAGCACCAGAAAGACTTTCGCGCTTGGACCAAGGATGTTCACGCCGAGCGCTCCATCCCGGCCAGGACATCAAGCAACCTTCGCAGTACTGGCGCGACAAAATCTTCGGCGATATCCACCTGGAATCGTTCGCCCACGTGCAGGCGCAGGGGAACATGTCGGCGACCGCCCCTATGGATCCACTGGGTGCTCAGCTAATGGAGCCACGGCGTGCTCCCATAATGTGTAGCGGTCTAGGGTTTCTTGGACAGTTTCGCCCTGAAAGTTATGCCGCCCTGGCGACCTCGGCTTTCTGCTTTTCCCTGACCTGAGCCGGCGATCTGTAGCCGTGCCGACCAATCCGCCACTTGCGGTTGTAGGTTTCCTTGAAGGCCAAAAGCGCCAGCCGGAGTTCCTCGACGGTCTGGAAGCTGCGAATCCAGAGAAGATTTTCCTTGAGGATACGGACAAAGCGTTCGGCGATGCCGTTGCCCTGAGGCTCGCGCACGTAGGACGCCGAGTCCTTGATGCCGAGAAAGGCGATCTCCTGCTGGAAATCATCGGCGATAAACTGGCTGCCGTGGTCGTGCCGCGAGGTCAGCCCCCGAGCCACATCCTGGCCGAAAGCCCCAAAACTGTGACGCACGCCCTGCCGGATCGGCTCCAAGGCCTCGAACCGCGTGCCGCGCTTGGCGGCATGGATGCCGACCAATTCAAGCGAGCAATGATCGATGGCGAAGAATATGGCGGCGTTGCCTTCCACGACGGTAAGCGTTGCGGTCATGTCCGTGCCCCACATCTCGTCCACCCGCTGGGTCTTGATCGTCCCGTCATGGGCCTTGGGACCATGGGGCCGGCCAGGTCGCTTGTAGGCCGAGAGCGCGTTTTCGCGCATGAGGCGCAACGTCCGCGCCGGGGAAGTCCTGATTCCTTTGTCCCGAAGGCCAGCCCAGACCTTTCGATACCCCTCGCCGTGAAAAGGGCTTTCCCGAATCTCGGCCTTGATGCGCTCAACCAGGACCGCATCGCTGTGCCCGCCTTGAGGGCCACGTCGTTTGGACGCAGTAGCCTCGACCGCGCGCCGACGTCGCCAATATACCGTGGAACGAGAGAGCGCCCAGACACGGCAGACCAGCGCCAGCCCGTAGTTCTTCCCTGTGGAGGCCGAGGCGGCTTGGCTCATTTCCTCGACCTCCCTCGGGCTAAAGGGCGGTTTTGCTCCAGCCGGGCGATCTTTTCGCGAAGCAGCTCGTTTTCCATGGCCTGCTCGCCGATCTTCTCCCGGAGTCGGCCGACTTCAATGGATTCCCGTGCTGGCTGCGGCTTGAGACCCGATTCCCCGGCCTCCAGGAAGGTGTCGCGCCACTGGGACAACGTCGCGGCGGTCACCCCCAACTCCCGGCTCACCAAGTCAATGTCCTCGCCTCGAAGCAGCCGGAGCACGGCCTGGGTCTTATGACGCGCCCAAAATCGCTTGGGCGCTCCTTCCTCTCTCTGCATACGACACCTCCCGAGCGGCAGATTCATACCGCCAAGTTGGTGTCCAAGAAAACCCTAGGCCAATCCAAATGGAGCCATTCCGTGCTCATCTAATGGAGCCAGGGCAGCCGTAAGCGACCGGGTTTCGGACCTTCGAGACGCCGCGTACTTTTTCCCGATTCACAAACGGGAGGAGCGCGGGATGTCTAATCGGAGGTTCGAGATGTACGAGTATCGTCAAGCCCTTGTTCGGATGCGCCTTGGCGAGTCCGACAGGCAGA from Solidesulfovibrio carbinolicus includes the following:
- the tnpB gene encoding IS66 family insertion sequence element accessory protein TnpB (TnpB, as the term is used for proteins encoded by IS66 family insertion elements, is considered an accessory protein, since TnpC, encoded by a neighboring gene, is a DDE family transposase.); protein product: MNILGPSAKVFLVLGTTDMRKAINGLSLLVAEHLEMDVFSGHLFAFCNRDRNIIKILYWDNNGLCLWQKRLERHRFTWPESVQEVLELTSRELGWLLEGLDPLQIRGHPGLRYSTLY